The genomic segment GACCTCTGCACCCATGGAGGCAATTGCCAAACTGTTTGCAATTTCAACGCCGTCCTTGCCATGCCCCGCAGCGTGATGGTCTTTCCAGAGCTCTGCCACGGTTGTTTCGCCTGTTCAGAGTTGTGTCCTACAGGATCCCTTCCGATGACCACCAAACCGATGGGTGAACTGAAACATCTCAAGACAGGGGCTCTTGATTTTATCGAGGGCAAATTGATGATAGGAGAGGAGCAGGCCGTTCCATTGATCAAGCAGACCCTCGCCTATATCAAACGGGGTTTCCCTGAAAACATTGTTAAAATCCTCGATGCGCCGCCGGGCACATCATGTCCGGTGATAGAGGTCACCAAAGATGCCGATCTGGTGATCCTGGTCACCGAGCCGACGCCTTTCGGGTTTCACGATCTGAAGCTGGCCGTTGATACGGTTAGGCATCTTGAGAAAAGGTTCACCGTGGTTCTTAATCGTTTCGGAATCGGGGATGATAAGGTTACTCGCTATTGTGAGGAAGAGGGCATAGACCTGATCGCGCGCATCCCCAACAGCAGGAAGATCGCTGAGATCTATTCCGCCGGTGGTCTTCTCTACCAGGAAGTGACAGAGGTGAGAGACGCGGTGAAATCTGTTGTTGCCTATATCCACAATCACTCGATTGGACAGGAATCATGAAGGAGATCGTTGTTATTTCGGGGAAGGGTGGGACGGGAAAGACATCAATCACCGCTTCCTTCGCTGTTCTAGGAGGAAAGAATGTAGTTGTAGCCGATTGCGATGTGGATGCGGCCGATATGCATCTTCTGCTTGAACCGGACTTCGGTATCGCCGAGGCCTTCTACAGTGGTGAACTCGCGGTGATTGATCAAGAGCTCTGCTCGGGCTGCGGCGCCTGCGCAGGTGTTTGCCGTTATGATGCCATCCCGGTCATCGATGGGAAGTACATTGTCGATGCGATCAGTTGTGAAGGATGTGGATACTGCGCACGAGTTTGCCCGGAGAAGGCCATTACTAATGTGGAGCAGAATGTCGGCAACTGGTATCTGTCCAAGATCAGGACCG from the Candidatus Eisenbacteria bacterium genome contains:
- a CDS encoding ATP-binding protein, translating into MKIAIASGKGGTGKTTLATNLAFYMAESESVVLADLDVEEPNSGLFVQGRLHHRETTYKMIPVWNKDLCTHGGNCQTVCNFNAVLAMPRSVMVFPELCHGCFACSELCPTGSLPMTTKPMGELKHLKTGALDFIEGKLMIGEEQAVPLIKQTLAYIKRGFPENIVKILDAPPGTSCPVIEVTKDADLVILVTEPTPFGFHDLKLAVDTVRHLEKRFTVVLNRFGIGDDKVTRYCEEEGIDLIARIPNSRKIAEIYSAGGLLYQEVTEVRDAVKSVVAYIHNHSIGQES